The sequence TTCGGGGACTTTTCCACAGGTCAGGGGTGGTTACGGGGCACGGGCCCCGTGGGCTTCGGCAGCCCCGCCCCTCTCCGTCGGCAGCCGCACCACTCACCCCCGACTCCCCCACCCCTCACCCCCCAACCCCCCACAACTCAAGGACCACCCAGGAGGTGCTGTGCGCGACATCAGCGTTCCGGCCCTGGCGGCGCCGTTGCGGACCGGCGGTCTTGCCGACTCCGTGTTCGACACCGCCGCCTTCCAGCCGGACTTCGCCCAGCTCGCCCGCCGCGACACCGAGGACCAGGGGACCTGGCAGCCGGTCACCGCGGCGGAATTCCGCGATGAGGTCATCGACCTGGCCAGAGGACTGCTGACGGACGGGATCCGGCCCGGCACCCGGGTCGCGCTGATGTCCCGTACCCGCTACGAGTGGACGCTGTTCGCCTACGCCCTGTGGACGATCGGCGCCCACCTCGTACCGGTCTATCCGACCGCCTCCGTCGAGCAGCTGCGCTACATCCTCTCCGGCGCGCAGGTCTCCGCGGTCGTCGTCGAGAACGAGGCGCAGGCCATGACCGTCGCCGCGGCCTGCGACGAGGCGACCGCGCTGCGTCGGCTGTGGCAGCTGGACCGGGACTGCGTACGGCGGCTGACCGAGGAGGGCACCCGCCTGAGCGACGCCGATGTGCACCGGCTGCGCCGGGCGGTCACCCCCGGCTCCACGGCCGCGATCGTGCACACCTCGGGGACCACCGGTGTCCCCCGCGGCTGTGTGATCACCCACGCCGGCCTCGCCGCGGAATGCGACACCCTCTACGCGGGCTGGGGCAACCTCCTCGCCGCCCCCGGGGAGCGGCCGTCGCTGCTGGCTTTCCTGCCCTTCGCCCATGTCTACGGCCTGATGGTCCAGGTGGCCTGCATGCGCGGCGGCGTCCTGCTGGGCCATCAGCCGGATCCGTCCGCGGACGCGCTGCTGGCGGCCCTGGCCTCGTTCCGCCCCACCGTCCTGTTCGCGGTCCCGTACCTCTACGAGAAGATCTGCGACCGCGCCCGCCGGGCCGCCGAACAGGCCGGGCGACGGCGGACGTTCGATGCGGCGATCACGGTCGCGGTGCGCTACGCGGAGGCGCTGGCGGCGCAGGCGCAGGGCACCGGGAGCGGCCCCGACGCGTTCCTGCGCACCCGGCATGCGCTCTACGAACGGCCGGTGTACTCCCGCCTCCGCGCGCTGCTCGGCGGAAGGGTGTGCCTCGCGGTCTCCGGGAGCTCCGCCCTGCGCCGGGAGCTGGGCCTGCTCTACGCCGGTGCGGGCCTCACCATTTACGACGGATACGGCCTGACGGAGACGACCGGGGCGATCACCGTGCAGCCGCCGGGGCGGGTGCGTTTCGGGACGGTGGGGATGCCGCTCCCGGGGAACGCGGTGCATCTGGCGCTGGACGGCGAGGTGTGGGTGCGCGGTCCGGCGGTCTTCGCGGGCTATCTGGACGAGGACGGGTCTCCGGGCAGCGGCCTGTACGACGGCTGGCTGCCCACCGGCGACCTCGGCCGGCTGGACGACGACGGCTATCTGGTCATCACCGGCCGCAAGAAGGACATCATCATCACCAGCGGCGGCAACAGCGTCGCGCCGCAGGGCCTGGAGGAACGCCTGCGCGCCCATCCGCTGATCTCCCAATGCGTGGTGGTCGGCGACAACCGCCCGTACGTCACGGCGCTGATCACCCTCGATCCGGAGGCACTGGCGCACTGGCGATGGCTGCGCGAGGGACGGGAGCGGCGGGAGAGGCGAGACAGTCGGGAGTGGCGAGAGATACGAGGCGGGCGAGCCGGTCGAGAGGGGCGGGAGGAGCGAGAGGGGCGCGTAGAAGGGGAATGGTGCGCAGGGTGGGAGTGGCATACGGGGCGAAAGGGGCGTGAGGTGCCGGAGGTCGGTGCCGCGGCCTCCGGTGGCCGCGGCACGGCTGCGGAAGAGGAGGAGATACGGGCCGAGGTCGGGCGGGCGGTGGCCCGCGCGAACAGCGCGGTCTCCCGCGGCGAGTCGATCCGCGCCTTCCGCATTCTGCCGGGCGAGTTCAGCCAGGAGTCCGGGCTGATGACGCCGTCGCTGAAGCTGCGCCGGGCGGCGATCGTACGGGCGTATGCGGCCGAGATCGACGCCCTGTACGCCCGGGGCGAGCGCGAGCCGCAGCTGTCCCGCGCGGAGCGGAGGCGAGCGGCGGCCGCAAGTCGGTACGCCGTCTGAGGGCGGGGTCCCCTGACGACCGTTCCCGCTGAACGGCCGTTCCTCCGGCGGTCGTTCAGCGCCAAACCGTAGCAGGGCCGCTCCGCCCCCGGCCGTAATTTGTCCAGGGGTGAGGACCTCGGTCCACGGGCCCGGCGCGGCGCTTAGCGTCCGGTGGCATTCCGGTGGGCCCCATCCGGGGGCCCACCACGGAGGTGAACCGGGAGGGTCATGTGCGGTCCTTCGTCCGCAACTCCGCGGTGTCGGTGCCCGGATTCCCCGGGACGGGATCCGGACGTCTCACGCTCTCAGGACGGACCATCGCCACCGGCCTGGTGGTCTGTGCCCTCATCGCCACCCTCGCGGCGCTGCTGCTGCCGGTGCAGCTCTTCGGCGAGAGCGCGGCGGCGGCGACCACCACCCTCACGTACGACGACGACGGCGGCGGCACGGTCTCCACCCGTTACGGGCCGCTGACCGCGATGGACCGGGACTTCGTCCGCAAGGTCAAGCTGGCCGGGCTGTGGGAGATGCCGGCCGGCAGGCAGGCGCAGGACCGCGGCACGACCGACGCGGTGCGCACGGCGGGGCGGCATCTCGTCGCCGGACACACCGAGTTGAACCGTCTCGTCGACCAGGCGGGGCAGATGCTGGGCATTCCCCTGCCCAACCAGCCCTCGCCCGAGCAGCAGAGCTGGCTCACGCAGATCACCAACGCCCAGGGGAACGACTTCGCCCCGCTGTTCGCGGAGCTGCTGCGCCGCTCGCACGGCAAGGTCTTCGGCCTGATCGCCCTGGTCCGCGACCAGACCCGCAACACCGTGGTGCGCGCCCTGGCGGACCGCGCCAATGCCACGGTCCTGGACCACATCACGGTTCTGGAGAAGACCGGCGACGTCAACTTCTCGACGCTGCACACCTATTGAGTCGACAGGGCCCGACGGGCCGCCGGGGTCCGACGGGCCGGGCGGGCGGCCGGTCGGCAACCGCCGGCCGCCCAGAGACGCCGGGGCCGCCGGGCCGCCCGCCAGGAACCGCCCGGGCCGTAAGGGCCGCGGGCCTGCCCTGAGCCGGGCCGGGCCGCCGCAAGCCCCGGGTCCGCCCCGGACCGCGGGCCGCCCGACCGACGGCCCGCACAGGCCCACCCCGCGACCACCCACCACCACCGCCACGACCACCCCCTCACAAAGCGAGTGATCCCATGAGGCGAAACCACCCCACACCCCCACGACAACGCCGGCAGTCGCGCCAACCGGCAGCCCGCCAGCAAGCGCACAAACGCTCCCGTCTGACGACCAGAATGCTCGTCGCCGCGGGCGCCCTCCTACTCGCCGGCGGCGGTCTGGCCGCGGTCGCCACCACCGCGCTGGCCGGCAACTCCGACCCGAACGCGGAAGCCGGCCATCAGCGCACCACCCTCGCCACCACCATCTCCTGCCCCGACGTGGGCGACCGGCTGCGCCAGGTCCCCAGCGGCGCCCGCCTCCAGGTCTCCAAGGGCCTGGCCGCCCTCGACCGCCAGGTGGCCACCGCGTACGAGCAGATGTCCGGCAGCCAGGGCAACAAAGTCCTCAGCAACGACGTCCTCAGCCGGCTGAAGCAGCAGCGCAGCAAGACCATCGGGACCATGGCGAACGCCATCGCCCGGAACGCCAAGCGGCCGACGTACCTGATGGCGATGAGCGGCTGCACCACCAAGCCCACGGGAGACAGGCTCAACGCGGCCGGCCAGACCGGCAGCCAGTACGGCACCAAGTCCACGAACGACGGCTGGGGCCAGAGCCCGTCGCAGGACCCGGCCCAGGGCGGCGACCCCAGCCAGCAAGGGCAGAGCCAGGTCCCGGGCCAGAGCCAGGATCCGAACCAAGGGCAGAGCCAGGGTCAGCAGGGCGGCCCCTCCCCCGACGACTTCGCCGACATCAACACCGTCCAGCCGAACGCCGGCGACCCGCCGTTCGCCGCGCCCCAGGGCAGCGGCGCCTCGACCGGCACCTTCACCAGCGAGTGCGGCCGCAATGAGGACGGCCACTTCAACTCCGACAACGTCATCGTCACGCCCGGCGTCAGCAACGGCGCCCACCACACCCACGACTACGTGGGCAACAAGTCCACCGACGCCAACTCCAACGACCAGAGCCTCGCCGCCTCCGACACCACCTGCACCAACGGCGATCTGTCCACGTACTACTGGCCGGTGCTGCGCAAACTGGACGGCACCTCGGAAAACACGCCCGGCGCGGGCCACGACGGCAACAACGGCTCGGTGCTGACCCCGGCCTCGGTGACCATCCAGTACCGCGGCAGCCAGGCCGGTGCCGTACGGGCGATGCCGCAGGACCTGCGCATCATCACCGGCGACGCCAAGGCCCTCACCAACGGCACCGCCAACGCCAACGCCTCCTGGAGCTGCACCGGTTTCGAGAACCGCCAGCTCAAGGACAAGTACCCCCTCTGCCCGCAGGGTTCGCAGGTGGTCCGCACCTTCGCCTTCCAGAACTGCTGGGACGGCCGGAACACCGACAGCGCCAACCACCGCACCCACGTGGCCTTCTCCGACCGCAACGGCCAATGCCCGCAAGGCTTCACGGCCATCCCCCAGCTCGTCGAACGCCTCACCTACGACGTGCCGCAGGGCGACAGCTTCGCCGTCGACAGCTTCCCCGAACAACTCCACAAACCGGTCACCGACCACGGCGACTTCATCAACGTCATGCCGACCGACCTGATGAACAAGGCGGTGGACTGCATCAACCGGGGGCAGAAGTGCACATGAGGCCGTGACGCACGCCACGAACCTCTGAGGCGCCCGCCTCCCCACGGCCTGGAAAACCAGGTGCCGCGGGGAGGCGGGCGCCTTCCACGCAGTCGACGTCAGCGAGGGCCGGGGCAGGCTAGGGCGCTCGGGAGAGGGCGAGTCTGCGGCGCTCGCGGTCGATTGCGGTGAGGGTGACCGTGAGTTCGTCGCCGACCTGGACGGCATGCTCGGGAGCCGTCACGGGCGTGGCGGTGAGCTCGTCCAGCGGGATCAGCCCCTCGATGCCGTCGGCGACCCGGACGAAGACGCCGAACGGGACCAGTTTGGTGACCGGTCCACACAGCGTGTGGCCCACGGAATTTGCGTCTGCGAATATCTGGAAGGGGTCCGGCTGCGTCGCTCGCAGGGACAGTCTGGCCTCGCCGTTCCAGGTGTCGAAGCCGAGGAACACGCAGGAGATGCGCCGGCCGACGTGCACGACGTCCGACGGCGCCTCGATGCGGCGCCAGGACAGGTCGGGGACGGCGATGAAGCCGACGCCGGGGAAGACCGGGTGGTCGGGGCCGTCGTCCAGCGCGACGAACACGCCGAAGTACTCGATCGCCGCGACCGTGCCGGAGAGGATCTCGCCGCGGGAGAGTGAGGAGAGGAACGCCCAGAGTTCCGGGTGGTCGGTGCCGGAGATCATGGGGGCGATTGTCGCAGCCGGGGCCGGTCCGGTCTCGGTGGTCGGCCTTCTCGGGGCCGGCCCGGGTGCTGATGACGGGTGAGGCGCCAAGGCCCAACCGTTTGGCCCTGGCGCGGGGATCGCCCGCCCAGGGCCGCGCCGTAACAGGCGCCGTCACGGCCGTGACAACCGTGGAACCGATTACCTGGCGCCCCTCAGCGGCACCAGCCCCCGTACAGGGTGTGGGACGGCCCGGCAGCCGTCGGTGGGTCGGTGGACCGGTGGATTGGTGGTCCGGTGGTCAGGTGGTCCAGTGGTCGGTGGACCGGTGGGCCGGTGGATCAATGGTCCAATGGTCTGGTGGACCGGCGGAACGGTGGACCAGTGGTCAGGTGGATCGATGTTCCGGTGGGTCGACGTTTCGGTGGACCGACGTTTCGGTGGACCGGTGGAACCGATTACCCGGAGCCCGTCAGAGGCCGGGTGTCAGGGGCGTCGGAGGCGTCATAGGCCGTTCACCCGCGCCTCCCTCGCCATGCCGAGTGGTCGGATGGTGGAGGCCACCGTGCGGGCGCGGCGGCCGACTCGGGCCCGGTAGGAGCGGACGTGGGCCATCAAGCGGCGGCTGCGGAGGGCCATTTCGAGTTCGAAGCGGCTGCGGGGGTCGCGCAGGACCGGCCCGAAGAGCTTTTCGATCTGGCGCAGGCGGTAGCGGACCGTTTGCGGGTGGACATGGAGAAGTTTGGCGGCTTCGGGAGCGCCGCCGCCCTCCAGCCAGGCGAGCAGGGTGACTTCCAGACGCTCGCTCTGGCGGGGGGTCAGTTCATCCAGTGGGCCGAGCCAACGGGCGGTCAGCGCGTCGGCGAGGGACTCGTCCTGGAGGAGCAGCAGCGCGGAGAGGTGGTCGTCGACGAAGGCGGCCCGTGCCTCCGGGCCGACCCGGCTGGGGGCCAGCGTCAGGAGGTAGCGGGCCCAGCGCAGCGAGGAGCCCGCGTCGGTGGCACCGGTGATGTGCCCGACGGCCGCCGCCCGGCCCTTGAGGGCCGCCTCCAGGCGGGCCCTGGTCTGGGTGGCCGGGTCGGGGACGATGAGGCAGGTGTCGCCCTCGACGGTGCCGATGAGCGCATGCCCCAGCGCTGCGGCCAGTTGGGGTGCCTCGGCGGGGGTCGCGAGGACGACGGCCTGGACGGTGTCGGGGACCGGCCAGCCGGCCGCGCGGGCGAGACCGTCCAGTCCCTCGTCCGGTACGTCGCGTTGCCCGGCGAGCACATCGAACAGGTCCTGACGGGCCCGCGCGACGGGCATCGGCGTGACCACGGACGATACGGCCGGACGTTTACTCTGCGACTCTTTTTGGTAACCGAGGACTGTCAGCAGGGCCTGTTCGAGTGCCCATTCCGCCTCTTCTACAGGGGTATTCCCGAGAAGTGACGCCAATGCAGGAAATCCTCGCTGCAGCTCGGCCACTACCTTCTCCGCGAAGTCCGGGATTTCTCTTCTCACGACTCGGCTCCACTCGCTTCGGGGCCGCGACCAGATGCGGTTCAGGAGATCACACATCGCTACCTCAATCCTGGCGGGGATGCGGCTTGGTCTGGCGCTGAACTCCCCCGTACGCCTGAGTCGGCATCATCGGGAGTTTGCACGCGTGACCGCGATGCCGCCGCAGGAATTTGTCACAGCGCGCTAAACCTTACGAAATTCCAACGGGGTTCGTAGATGCTTTTGCACATCCGGATTACGGCCCTGCGTATCCGCTCGGTCACGGAATGTTCACTGTTACCGGTGGTCACCCAAAAGTGTTACCGGGGGTCACCGGCACAAATGCCCCGGATTTCATACCGGTAATACCTCCAATGTCGCGGACGGGAGATTCTCCCGGAAATTCGCATCCCGTACCCCTGCCCCGCAAACGGGAGGTCAGATGTCCATCCCCCGCCTGCAGAACCAGCGCGGCGAAGCGGATCGACCGCACCCGACAGGCCGTCACACCCACCGTGCGCGGCCGCCGTCGGGCATCCCTCGCCCCCGGCGCCCGGACCGCCGGACCGGATCGCCGGCCAACGGCCCTTCACTGGCCAACAGTTCCTCGACAGCGGCTACAACGGCCGTCCTGCGACCGGCACTTCCCGCCGCACTGCTGCTGTTCATCGCCGTCACCGTGCACTCCGGCGCGATGGACACCCTGGTGCACTTCCTGGACTACAGCGCCGGGGTGCTCGCCCTGATCTCGCTGTCCGTCACGGTGCTGTGGGGGCTGGCCGCCACGGACCGGATGGTGCTGCACTCCGGCCACCGGCTGCTCGCCCAGGCCGTGCACCGCGGCACCGCCGTCGCCGGACTGGGCTTCCTCGGCCTGCACATCTGGGTGAAGATCGCCGAGGGGCACACCGGCGCGCTGTCCGCCGCCGTGCCGTTCACCGACGGCGCCCGGCCGGCCCTGGTCGGGCTGGGCTCGCTCGCCGCGTACACCTTCCTCGCGGTCGCGGTGACCGGCGCGGTCCGCGGCGCGTTCACCGGCACCGCCGGCCCCCGCTGGTGGCGGGCGCTGCACATGAGCGCCTACGTCGCCTGGGCGCTGGCCCTCGTCCACGGCCTCAAGTCGGGCCGTCCCGCGGCGGGTTGGGCGATCGCCGGATACGCCCTGTGTCTGGGCGCGGTGGCCGTACGGCTCGCCCTGCGGATGCGCGGCGGGCGGCGTGAGTCGTGAGCGGTAGGCCGTAGCCCGTAAGCCCCCCGGCACACCCCCAGCA is a genomic window of Streptomyces gilvosporeus containing:
- a CDS encoding AMP-dependent synthetase/ligase; this translates as MRDISVPALAAPLRTGGLADSVFDTAAFQPDFAQLARRDTEDQGTWQPVTAAEFRDEVIDLARGLLTDGIRPGTRVALMSRTRYEWTLFAYALWTIGAHLVPVYPTASVEQLRYILSGAQVSAVVVENEAQAMTVAAACDEATALRRLWQLDRDCVRRLTEEGTRLSDADVHRLRRAVTPGSTAAIVHTSGTTGVPRGCVITHAGLAAECDTLYAGWGNLLAAPGERPSLLAFLPFAHVYGLMVQVACMRGGVLLGHQPDPSADALLAALASFRPTVLFAVPYLYEKICDRARRAAEQAGRRRTFDAAITVAVRYAEALAAQAQGTGSGPDAFLRTRHALYERPVYSRLRALLGGRVCLAVSGSSALRRELGLLYAGAGLTIYDGYGLTETTGAITVQPPGRVRFGTVGMPLPGNAVHLALDGEVWVRGPAVFAGYLDEDGSPGSGLYDGWLPTGDLGRLDDDGYLVITGRKKDIIITSGGNSVAPQGLEERLRAHPLISQCVVVGDNRPYVTALITLDPEALAHWRWLREGRERRERRDSREWREIRGGRAGREGREEREGRVEGEWCAGWEWHTGRKGREVPEVGAAASGGRGTAAEEEEIRAEVGRAVARANSAVSRGESIRAFRILPGEFSQESGLMTPSLKLRRAAIVRAYAAEIDALYARGEREPQLSRAERRRAAAASRYAV
- a CDS encoding DUF4142 domain-containing protein, whose protein sequence is MPGFPGTGSGRLTLSGRTIATGLVVCALIATLAALLLPVQLFGESAAAATTTLTYDDDGGGTVSTRYGPLTAMDRDFVRKVKLAGLWEMPAGRQAQDRGTTDAVRTAGRHLVAGHTELNRLVDQAGQMLGIPLPNQPSPEQQSWLTQITNAQGNDFAPLFAELLRRSHGKVFGLIALVRDQTRNTVVRALADRANATVLDHITVLEKTGDVNFSTLHTY
- a CDS encoding DUF1996 domain-containing protein, giving the protein MLVAAGALLLAGGGLAAVATTALAGNSDPNAEAGHQRTTLATTISCPDVGDRLRQVPSGARLQVSKGLAALDRQVATAYEQMSGSQGNKVLSNDVLSRLKQQRSKTIGTMANAIARNAKRPTYLMAMSGCTTKPTGDRLNAAGQTGSQYGTKSTNDGWGQSPSQDPAQGGDPSQQGQSQVPGQSQDPNQGQSQGQQGGPSPDDFADINTVQPNAGDPPFAAPQGSGASTGTFTSECGRNEDGHFNSDNVIVTPGVSNGAHHTHDYVGNKSTDANSNDQSLAASDTTCTNGDLSTYYWPVLRKLDGTSENTPGAGHDGNNGSVLTPASVTIQYRGSQAGAVRAMPQDLRIITGDAKALTNGTANANASWSCTGFENRQLKDKYPLCPQGSQVVRTFAFQNCWDGRNTDSANHRTHVAFSDRNGQCPQGFTAIPQLVERLTYDVPQGDSFAVDSFPEQLHKPVTDHGDFINVMPTDLMNKAVDCINRGQKCT
- a CDS encoding S1 RNA-binding domain-containing protein; the encoded protein is MISGTDHPELWAFLSSLSRGEILSGTVAAIEYFGVFVALDDGPDHPVFPGVGFIAVPDLSWRRIEAPSDVVHVGRRISCVFLGFDTWNGEARLSLRATQPDPFQIFADANSVGHTLCGPVTKLVPFGVFVRVADGIEGLIPLDELTATPVTAPEHAVQVGDELTVTLTAIDRERRRLALSRAP
- a CDS encoding PucR family transcriptional regulator, encoding MPVARARQDLFDVLAGQRDVPDEGLDGLARAAGWPVPDTVQAVVLATPAEAPQLAAALGHALIGTVEGDTCLIVPDPATQTRARLEAALKGRAAAVGHITGATDAGSSLRWARYLLTLAPSRVGPEARAAFVDDHLSALLLLQDESLADALTARWLGPLDELTPRQSERLEVTLLAWLEGGGAPEAAKLLHVHPQTVRYRLRQIEKLFGPVLRDPRSRFELEMALRSRRLMAHVRSYRARVGRRARTVASTIRPLGMAREARVNGL